One window of the Cryptomeria japonica chromosome 7, Sugi_1.0, whole genome shotgun sequence genome contains the following:
- the LOC131028915 gene encoding uncharacterized protein LOC131028915, translating into MEPTSAVLTDPLLNISPDNGGSSLSDVVLEGLNRSMKAGRRERTKVAEQLRRNQLKQLYAKLESLIPPAIQKVERTGLVEESCNYIKKLHDQIWQLKQYREHLSAKKNTVKEDAELIEVGVEIGRETLVITISSTRRPRCFWKIVEEVEEHGLDVNMSQLSTSESFVFVCFGANFSQNMKEHDPLQLQFSLKRKLISVY; encoded by the exons ATGGAACCCACCAGCGCTGTTCTAACTGATCCTCTGCTAAACATCAGTCCAGATAATGGAGGATCTTCATTATCTGATGTTGTCTTGGAAGGACTAAATCGTTCAATGAAAGCTGGGAGAAGAGAAAGAACAAAGGTTGCAGAGCAATTGAGGAGGAATCAATTGAAACAGCTCTATGCAAAACTTGAATCCCTCATACCACCTGCTATACAGAAG GTTGAGCGAACCGGACTGGTTGAAGAATCCTGCAATTACATTAAAAAACTGCATGATCAAATATGGCAACTGAAGCAATACAGAGAACATCTCAGTGCAAAGAAAAACACAGTGAAGGAAGATGCAGAGCTTATTGAGGTGGGTGTGGAGATAGGAAGAGAAACTCTAGTTATTACAATCAGTAGTACTAGAAGGCCAAGATGTTTCTGGAAgatagttgaagaagttgaagagCATGGTTTAGATGTAAATATGTCACAGCtttctacaagtgaatcttttgtgtttgtttgttttggTGCTAATTTTAGCCAAAACATGAAAGAACATGACCCTCTTCAACTTCAGTTTTCTCTGAAAAGAAAGTTAATTAGTGTCTATTAA